In the genome of Pseudoglutamicibacter cumminsii, one region contains:
- a CDS encoding SpaA isopeptide-forming pilin-related protein encodes MRHTLPFRLSKEQYIVMRLLAVLAVLVALIANGLAAIPGATPAQAQTAQAQATQAQTQTIPVSPAKQDFTNTATQNTYTFTVDADATMNSLDFNVTGNYFLAEYVLLVNGKSLKKETFAATQKLPYSTTVSGLNTTLKKGDKIDLYMRFNYPRVKGSVAITPKGTLSGTTTPTEPEPGPTPAPTTVMPAAPTAVDPATAAQCVEKGYINIPDTKGVDYYISDQKTSVGQHFYEGQKATVKVTAKAQSGYQIASGAKTEWSFDMSGQVKTCSDDQPPLPGDTNRKFTATGHGFTLNSDPVNPDTPNAFTAKAGEDAQLNYITVRIKTDATFLDPQHYQLTVDKIEDGVTLQKRNVKIGNGYITMDVVPMKSGKQVDSAFLPKDAVFTFTNNLAQNKKLEVELDAYGTKSADPTDPPIISPPDGADWVHGRVANPQIPMICGLRIAVVADLSTSLSHADNANGFDESKKATKAFIDALAGTPAELGIYNFASSAPANGAGSTVGNNPPYISMQTEAGVNQAKQIVENWAYNPGNSGTNWQAGLQQVKAGNYDVVYFITDGMPTTSSTIKSKGIGAEFVQASALNDAIAAANELKKAGTRVVPLMVDVTLGGRTSQRPVVKNDLVLKDAKRIAWTADPGQAPGIYYKIRSDHPKALHANYINTDTLANLKMAYDAAGSQTLQVFERMPNGRQETITLNQSRWTYGTRDVKQMGEDISGTGDTVRIEGYGKLAAQMKSMAQDLTKKCNGEVIVKKRIVDENGKVLSDGEPGWEFTLSANGQKVIDPGNGSLVTQWRKVTSSRDEDRGTARWGIQSEEEQKLTLVESQQPGYSLYKRDNANAVCHETREGNTVQIPVQNVGEFGFTVNMSEKDKKLSRVSCVVDNYKTPEAKGKLTFKKAQYKDGKITEMPGLGGATFEIYPAKDGKPDYSAGKPLYTIKPGQESIEVKTTGTFFLVETKAPKGLNLLPHPVKFEIAMDQNTEKYTISAGTSNGLITTSGTGEAMILTVVDTASGTLPKTGGNGVVWWAAGGLAIVAAGALLMYRRRA; translated from the coding sequence ATGAGGCACACACTTCCATTCCGCCTGTCGAAAGAACAGTACATAGTCATGCGATTGCTCGCTGTGTTAGCAGTGCTGGTAGCGCTCATCGCCAACGGACTCGCTGCCATTCCAGGCGCCACGCCCGCGCAGGCACAGACCGCGCAAGCACAGGCCACGCAGGCACAGACGCAGACCATTCCCGTCAGCCCAGCGAAGCAAGACTTTACGAACACCGCTACTCAGAACACCTACACGTTCACGGTAGATGCTGACGCAACGATGAACAGTCTCGATTTCAACGTGACCGGAAACTACTTCTTGGCTGAATACGTCCTGCTGGTCAATGGCAAGAGCCTGAAGAAAGAGACGTTTGCTGCTACTCAAAAGCTGCCGTATTCCACGACAGTCAGCGGTCTGAACACCACCCTGAAGAAGGGTGACAAGATCGACCTGTACATGAGGTTCAACTACCCCAGGGTAAAAGGTTCGGTGGCTATCACCCCTAAGGGGACTTTGAGCGGCACCACTACGCCAACCGAGCCAGAGCCGGGACCCACACCGGCCCCGACGACCGTGATGCCGGCAGCACCGACGGCAGTAGACCCCGCCACCGCCGCTCAGTGTGTGGAGAAGGGGTACATCAACATTCCCGACACAAAGGGTGTTGACTACTACATCTCAGACCAGAAGACGTCTGTCGGGCAGCACTTCTATGAAGGGCAGAAGGCCACCGTCAAGGTCACAGCCAAGGCGCAGTCTGGCTACCAGATTGCTTCTGGAGCAAAAACTGAATGGTCGTTCGACATGAGTGGTCAAGTGAAGACCTGCTCGGACGACCAGCCGCCACTGCCTGGCGACACAAATCGAAAGTTCACAGCCACTGGACACGGGTTCACACTGAATAGTGATCCGGTTAATCCAGATACGCCAAACGCTTTCACTGCAAAAGCTGGGGAAGACGCGCAGCTGAACTACATCACGGTACGCATCAAAACCGACGCGACGTTCCTCGATCCGCAGCACTACCAGCTGACGGTCGACAAGATCGAAGACGGTGTGACGTTGCAGAAGCGCAACGTCAAAATCGGCAACGGCTACATCACAATGGACGTTGTGCCGATGAAGAGCGGCAAACAGGTCGACTCGGCGTTTCTTCCCAAGGACGCAGTGTTCACATTCACCAACAACCTCGCCCAGAACAAGAAGCTCGAAGTTGAGCTGGACGCTTACGGCACAAAGTCTGCAGATCCCACTGACCCACCCATCATTTCCCCGCCGGACGGAGCGGACTGGGTGCACGGGCGCGTAGCGAACCCTCAGATTCCCATGATCTGTGGCCTGCGCATTGCGGTTGTCGCTGACCTGTCGACGTCGTTGAGTCACGCGGACAATGCGAACGGTTTCGATGAGTCGAAAAAAGCGACAAAAGCCTTCATCGATGCTCTCGCAGGCACCCCCGCAGAGCTCGGTATTTACAACTTTGCGAGTAGCGCTCCAGCGAATGGCGCAGGATCGACCGTTGGCAACAACCCGCCCTACATTTCCATGCAGACAGAAGCAGGAGTCAACCAGGCAAAACAAATCGTCGAAAACTGGGCTTATAACCCGGGCAACAGCGGGACGAACTGGCAAGCTGGTTTGCAACAGGTCAAAGCTGGGAACTATGACGTCGTGTACTTCATTACCGACGGTATGCCTACGACATCGAGCACGATAAAAAGCAAGGGAATCGGTGCAGAGTTCGTCCAGGCAAGTGCACTCAACGATGCAATTGCCGCAGCGAACGAACTGAAAAAAGCTGGCACGCGCGTTGTCCCGCTCATGGTTGACGTGACGCTTGGTGGACGAACCAGCCAACGCCCTGTTGTAAAGAATGATCTTGTGCTCAAAGACGCCAAACGCATTGCCTGGACAGCAGATCCGGGACAAGCCCCAGGCATCTACTACAAAATTCGAAGTGATCACCCGAAGGCTTTGCACGCCAATTACATCAACACTGACACCTTGGCGAATCTGAAAATGGCGTACGACGCGGCAGGCAGCCAGACCTTGCAAGTGTTTGAGCGTATGCCCAATGGGAGACAGGAGACGATCACTCTCAATCAATCGAGGTGGACCTACGGTACACGTGACGTCAAGCAAATGGGTGAAGACATCTCGGGTACTGGGGACACGGTTCGCATCGAAGGCTATGGAAAACTGGCCGCACAGATGAAGTCGATGGCTCAGGACCTCACCAAGAAGTGCAACGGCGAAGTAATCGTCAAGAAGCGCATCGTCGATGAGAACGGCAAGGTTCTGTCCGACGGTGAACCCGGCTGGGAGTTCACCCTGTCGGCTAACGGTCAAAAGGTCATTGATCCCGGAAATGGTTCACTCGTCACGCAGTGGCGCAAAGTCACTTCGTCGCGGGACGAAGACCGAGGCACCGCACGCTGGGGAATCCAAAGTGAAGAAGAGCAAAAACTCACACTTGTTGAAAGCCAGCAGCCGGGCTACTCGCTGTACAAACGCGACAATGCCAACGCTGTCTGCCACGAAACTCGTGAAGGCAACACCGTACAGATTCCAGTCCAGAACGTCGGCGAGTTCGGCTTCACCGTGAACATGAGTGAAAAGGACAAGAAGCTGTCACGTGTGTCGTGTGTGGTTGACAACTACAAGACGCCGGAAGCGAAAGGAAAGCTGACCTTCAAAAAGGCCCAGTATAAGGACGGCAAGATCACAGAAATGCCAGGACTGGGCGGCGCGACCTTTGAGATCTACCCGGCTAAGGACGGCAAGCCTGACTACAGCGCTGGAAAACCGCTGTACACCATCAAGCCTGGCCAGGAATCGATTGAGGTCAAGACAACCGGCACGTTCTTCCTCGTGGAAACCAAAGCGCCGAAGGGTCTGAACCTGCTGCCGCACCCTGTCAAGTTCGAAATCGCAATGGATCAGAACACCGAGAAATACACGATTTCGGCTGGTACGAGCAACGGTCTGATCACAACAAGCGGCACGGGCGAGGCGATGATCCTGACGGTTGTCGATACCGCGTCCGGAACGCTCCCCAAGACCGGCGGCAACGGTGTGGTCTGGTGGGCAGCCGGCGGTCTGGCTATCGTCGCAGCCGGTGCACTGCTGATGTACCGCAGGCGCGCCTGA
- a CDS encoding class C sortase, translating into MENNPTSTLKRTVTNGQPGKAKKNSLLLPAIVVILGLLVMMYPVVSTAWNNHGASKAAKEYAQLDKDTPLEVKNTRWDKAHEYNEQRTSGPILDPWLNNIHSDNPEYAEYLDQLSGNDAMARLIFPEIGVDLPIYHGTSDDVLQRGLGHLYGSDLPVGGSGTHSVITGHTGLSNSTMFDNLSKAEEGDAFYVQVSGHKLKYEIDQIKVVLPDQTEDLRPVESGDYVTLITCTPYGVNTHRLLVRGHQVPLEPADEGVFDQNHSGGWQWWMYALVAAVLAIGIGFGWWARRQRKLSSSVACANNKSNGLSPGTEKQPDDNN; encoded by the coding sequence GTGGAGAACAATCCCACATCAACTTTGAAGCGAACCGTCACGAACGGCCAGCCCGGCAAAGCGAAGAAAAACAGCCTGCTGCTGCCTGCCATCGTGGTGATCCTCGGTTTGCTCGTGATGATGTACCCGGTTGTCTCCACCGCATGGAACAACCACGGAGCGTCAAAAGCTGCCAAAGAATATGCACAGCTGGATAAAGACACTCCTCTGGAAGTCAAGAACACGCGGTGGGACAAAGCGCACGAATACAACGAACAGCGTACTTCCGGCCCAATTCTTGACCCGTGGCTCAACAACATCCACTCCGATAACCCCGAATATGCGGAGTATTTGGACCAGCTGAGCGGAAACGACGCCATGGCCCGGCTCATCTTCCCTGAGATCGGTGTGGATCTGCCCATCTACCACGGAACATCAGACGATGTTCTGCAGAGGGGACTGGGCCACCTGTACGGATCTGATCTTCCCGTTGGCGGCAGCGGAACCCATTCGGTCATCACCGGGCACACGGGACTGTCGAACTCCACCATGTTCGACAACCTCAGCAAAGCCGAAGAGGGCGACGCCTTCTACGTGCAGGTTTCAGGCCACAAACTCAAGTACGAAATCGATCAGATCAAGGTGGTTCTTCCGGACCAAACCGAAGATCTGAGACCAGTCGAAAGCGGCGACTACGTCACGCTGATCACGTGCACGCCGTACGGGGTGAACACGCACCGACTCCTGGTGCGCGGACATCAGGTTCCTCTGGAGCCAGCGGATGAAGGCGTGTTCGATCAGAACCACAGCGGCGGATGGCAGTGGTGGATGTACGCGCTCGTGGCAGCCGTACTGGCTATCGGCATTGGTTTCGGCTGGTGGGCGCGACGACAGCGCAAGCTCAGCAGCTCAGTAGCCTGCGCGAACAACAAAAGCAACGGACTGTCTCCCGGCACAGAGAAGCAGCCGGATGACAACAACTGA